In Deltaproteobacteria bacterium GWC2_65_14, one genomic interval encodes:
- a CDS encoding CoA-binding protein: protein MDALIDRILSDSRTIAVVGLSEKPERPSHGVARYLQERGFRIIPVNPKVREVLGEKAYPSLREIPGTVDLVDVFRRPEEVVPVAEEAIRIGARFFWMQEGVTNREAEEMLAGAGIPVVADRCVKQELAKRGR, encoded by the coding sequence TTGGATGCCCTGATCGACAGGATTCTTTCCGACAGCCGGACGATCGCCGTGGTGGGACTCTCGGAGAAACCGGAGCGTCCGAGCCACGGTGTGGCCCGCTATCTCCAGGAACGGGGATTCCGGATCATCCCGGTGAACCCCAAGGTCCGGGAGGTCCTGGGGGAGAAGGCCTACCCCTCGCTCCGGGAGATCCCCGGAACGGTCGACCTCGTCGACGTGTTCCGGAGGCCGGAGGAGGTGGTTCCGGTCGCCGAGGAGGCGATCCGGATCGGGGCGAGGTTCTTCTGGATGCAGGAAGGCGTCACGAACCGCGAAGCGGAGGAGATGCTGGCGGGCGCCGGGATTCCCGTGGTCGCAGACCGGTGCGTGAAACAGGAGCTCGCGAAGCGGGGCAGATGA
- a CDS encoding tRNA dihydrouridine synthase DusB — MDFTGKLILAPLAGITDTTFRRLCRENGADMVVTEMASAKGILRAPGRTGRFLEYSGEERPVGAQIFGADPGEVGAAAAEIGRMGFDFVDINMGCPVRRVTAGGAGAALWSDPPLAGRIVSAAVRDAGIPVTVKIRSGFGQDPGGYLEVAREAFAAGAAAVTLHPRTRGQMFSGRADWSQIARLKEEFPGRVVIGNGDVRAPEDAARIVAETGCDSVMIGRAALGNPWIFGEAKRSAMAAAGGGPGPVLPGPDPEARKALILRHGEEMHRRHGEHGIREMRKHLAWYSRGIPGAAAFRGRLVGVRTLAELREAVERFF; from the coding sequence ATGGATTTCACCGGGAAACTGATCCTCGCCCCGCTCGCCGGGATCACCGACACCACCTTCCGAAGGCTCTGCCGGGAGAACGGGGCGGACATGGTCGTGACCGAGATGGCCTCCGCGAAGGGGATCCTCCGCGCCCCCGGCCGGACGGGCAGGTTCCTCGAGTATTCCGGGGAGGAGCGCCCGGTCGGGGCGCAGATCTTCGGGGCCGACCCCGGGGAGGTGGGGGCGGCGGCGGCCGAGATCGGACGGATGGGGTTCGACTTCGTGGACATCAACATGGGATGCCCCGTCCGGAGAGTCACGGCGGGCGGGGCCGGGGCGGCCCTGTGGTCGGATCCCCCGCTTGCCGGCAGGATCGTCTCGGCGGCGGTCCGGGACGCCGGCATCCCGGTCACCGTCAAGATCCGTTCCGGGTTCGGGCAGGATCCCGGCGGCTACCTCGAGGTGGCGCGGGAGGCCTTCGCCGCGGGGGCGGCGGCCGTCACCCTCCACCCCCGAACGCGGGGGCAGATGTTCTCGGGACGAGCGGACTGGAGTCAGATCGCCCGGTTGAAGGAGGAATTCCCCGGCCGGGTCGTGATCGGGAACGGGGACGTCCGGGCACCGGAGGACGCGGCGCGGATCGTCGCGGAGACCGGGTGCGACTCCGTGATGATCGGAAGGGCCGCGCTCGGAAACCCCTGGATCTTCGGCGAGGCGAAACGGTCGGCGATGGCGGCGGCGGGAGGAGGACCGGGGCCGGTCCTGCCGGGCCCGGACCCGGAGGCGCGGAAAGCGCTGATCCTTCGCCACGGAGAGGAGATGCACCGCCGCCACGGGGAACACGGGATCCGGGAGATGCGCAAGCACCTGGCCTGGTACAGCCGGGGGATTCCGGGGGCGGCCGCCTTCCGCGGCCGGCTGGTCGGGGTCCGCACCCTCGCGGAACTCCGGGAGGCCGTGGAGCGATTCTTTTGA
- a CDS encoding rod shape-determining protein MreC produces MRRYLRTWWRLLTAVALLAVAIQLFLRPPQVSFAQEARGRGAEVFRPVYSAVDFLRQRIHSAWSRYVALVGVSRENEELRREVETLREKVREGRDVALENERLKRLLDFSKTVEKKTAGARVIGHEISPWFQGIFIDAGTERGVVPGMAVVTPEGAVGRVHKSYRGYSEVLLLSDGRFAADVIVERTRVKAIAEGMGGTLCRLKYVAPTQDVAPGDRILFSGFDGIMPKGTPLGTVLSVDRPREGLFLKIQVVSVVRFDAVEEVLVILSRPTVPFGAANP; encoded by the coding sequence ATGAGACGGTATCTTCGCACCTGGTGGCGCCTGCTCACGGCGGTCGCGCTGCTCGCGGTCGCCATCCAGCTCTTTCTGCGCCCGCCGCAAGTGTCCTTCGCCCAGGAGGCGCGGGGACGCGGGGCGGAGGTCTTCCGGCCCGTCTACTCGGCCGTCGACTTCCTCCGCCAGCGGATCCACTCGGCCTGGTCACGGTATGTCGCGCTGGTGGGGGTTTCCCGCGAGAACGAGGAGCTCCGCCGGGAGGTCGAAACCCTCCGGGAGAAGGTCCGGGAGGGGAGAGACGTCGCGCTCGAAAACGAGCGGCTGAAACGTCTGCTCGACTTCTCGAAGACGGTGGAGAAGAAGACGGCCGGCGCCCGGGTGATCGGCCACGAGATCTCCCCATGGTTCCAGGGGATCTTCATCGACGCGGGGACGGAGCGCGGCGTCGTCCCCGGGATGGCCGTGGTCACCCCCGAGGGCGCCGTCGGCCGCGTGCACAAGAGCTACAGGGGATACTCCGAGGTCCTCCTGCTGTCGGACGGGCGGTTCGCGGCCGACGTGATCGTCGAGAGAACCCGCGTGAAGGCGATCGCGGAGGGGATGGGGGGAACCCTCTGCCGGCTGAAGTATGTCGCCCCCACCCAGGATGTCGCGCCGGGGGACCGGATCCTCTTCTCGGGATTCGACGGCATCATGCCCAAGGGAACGCCGCTGGGGACGGTGCTCAGCGTGGACCGCCCCCGGGAGGGCCTCTTCCTGAAGATCCAGGTCGTGAGCGTGGTCCGCTTCGATGCGGTCGAGGAGGTCCTGGTCATCCTCTCCCGTCCGACGGTCCCGTTCGGAGCCGCGAACCCGTGA
- a CDS encoding rod shape-determining protein (functions in MreBCD complex in some organisms) — protein sequence MIFNRLLGLFSNDLAIDLGTATTLVYVKGEGIVCSEPSAVAVHRDSRGAKKVLAVGLEAKRMIGRTPGNIVAIRPIKDGVIADFEVTEAMLRYFIRKAHKHRTLVRPRIIICVPWGCTEVERRAVRESAQSAGAREVYLIEEPLAAAIGAGLPITEPSGNMIVDIGGGTTEVAVISLGGIVKSHSVRVAGDKMDEAILQYVKRKYNLLIGDMTAEYIKVTIGNAFPGFEDSVEVKGLDMVSGVPKALTLHADEVREALSETVRVIVDAVKGVFEETPPELAGDIYDRGIVLAGGGSLLRSLDLLLREETGLPVSVAEDPLSCVVLGSGKALDELDLLRQVALR from the coding sequence ATGATTTTCAACAGGCTGCTGGGGTTGTTTTCGAACGACCTCGCGATCGATCTCGGCACGGCCACCACCCTGGTCTACGTGAAGGGAGAGGGGATCGTCTGCTCCGAGCCGTCGGCCGTCGCGGTGCACCGGGACAGCCGGGGGGCGAAGAAGGTCCTCGCGGTGGGGCTGGAGGCGAAGCGGATGATCGGGCGGACCCCCGGCAACATCGTGGCCATCCGCCCCATCAAGGACGGGGTCATCGCCGATTTCGAGGTCACCGAGGCGATGCTGCGCTACTTCATCCGGAAGGCGCACAAGCACCGGACCCTCGTCCGGCCCCGGATCATCATCTGCGTTCCCTGGGGCTGCACCGAGGTGGAGCGGCGGGCCGTCCGGGAGTCGGCGCAGAGCGCGGGCGCCCGGGAGGTCTACCTGATCGAGGAGCCGCTTGCCGCCGCCATCGGGGCGGGGCTTCCGATCACCGAGCCGTCCGGGAACATGATCGTCGACATCGGGGGGGGGACCACGGAGGTCGCCGTGATCTCACTCGGGGGGATCGTGAAGAGCCACTCGGTCCGGGTGGCCGGCGACAAGATGGACGAGGCGATCCTCCAGTACGTCAAGCGGAAGTACAACCTCCTGATCGGGGACATGACCGCCGAGTACATCAAGGTGACGATCGGCAACGCCTTCCCCGGCTTCGAGGATTCGGTCGAGGTGAAGGGGCTCGACATGGTGTCCGGCGTCCCGAAAGCCCTCACCCTGCATGCCGACGAGGTCCGGGAGGCGCTCTCCGAGACGGTGCGCGTGATCGTGGACGCGGTGAAGGGGGTGTTCGAGGAGACCCCTCCGGAGCTTGCCGGGGACATCTACGATCGCGGGATCGTGCTGGCCGGCGGCGGGTCCCTGCTGCGGAGCCTGGACCTCCTGCTGCGGGAGGAGACGGGGCTGCCCGTGAGCGTCGCGGAGGACCCGCTCTCCTGCGTCGTGCTCGGCTCCGGAAAGGCCCTCGATGAACTCGATCTCCTCCGGCAGGTCGCCCTCCGCTAG
- a CDS encoding thioredoxin, with protein sequence MSGNILDLNSGNFQTTVDTGATPVLVDFWAPWCGPCRVIAPILEEVAKEFEGKVRVAKVNVDDSPDIASRFGVRGIPTLILFKDGQIKGQMVGVNPKNNIVSLIQKNL encoded by the coding sequence ATGAGCGGAAACATCCTGGATCTGAACAGCGGGAACTTCCAGACCACGGTCGATACGGGGGCGACCCCCGTTCTCGTCGATTTCTGGGCCCCCTGGTGCGGGCCGTGCCGGGTCATCGCCCCCATCCTGGAAGAGGTGGCGAAGGAATTCGAGGGGAAGGTCCGCGTGGCGAAGGTGAACGTCGACGACAGCCCCGACATCGCCTCCCGGTTCGGCGTCCGCGGGATCCCCACCCTGATCCTGTTCAAGGACGGGCAGATCAAGGGGCAGATGGTGGGCGTCAACCCCAAGAACAACATCGTCTCGCTGATCCAGAAAAACCTTTGA
- a CDS encoding phosphoheptose isomerase, producing MKETIAKAFREGAELRLRMIETMTEEILEAAKAIADSFKAGGKILLFGNGGSAADAQHIAAEFMNRFLIERPPLPAIALTTDTSILTSVANDYAFDEVFSKQVKALGKKGDVVLGITTSGSSANVLKALRVAKKAGILTIALTGEGGKAASLADISLCVPSRSTPRIQEAHIVVGHILCDLTDTLLFREVGKR from the coding sequence GTGAAGGAAACGATCGCGAAGGCGTTTCGGGAAGGCGCGGAGCTCCGGCTCCGGATGATCGAGACGATGACGGAGGAGATCCTGGAGGCCGCGAAGGCGATCGCGGATTCGTTCAAGGCGGGGGGAAAGATCCTGCTGTTCGGCAACGGCGGGAGCGCCGCGGACGCCCAGCACATCGCCGCCGAGTTCATGAACCGGTTCCTGATCGAGCGTCCCCCACTCCCGGCGATCGCCCTCACCACGGACACCTCCATCCTCACCAGCGTCGCGAACGACTACGCTTTCGACGAGGTGTTCAGCAAGCAGGTCAAGGCGCTGGGGAAAAAGGGGGACGTCGTGCTGGGGATCACCACGAGCGGCTCCTCGGCGAACGTCCTCAAGGCGCTCCGCGTGGCGAAGAAGGCGGGGATCCTCACGATCGCCTTGACCGGAGAGGGGGGGAAGGCCGCCTCCCTCGCCGACATCTCCCTGTGCGTTCCCTCCAGGAGCACGCCGAGGATCCAGGAGGCCCACATCGTGGTCGGGCACATCCTCTGCGACCTGACCGACACCCTCCTCTTCCGGGAGGTCGGGAAGCGATGA
- a CDS encoding sodium-translocating pyrophosphatase: MSGLAPKLLAAAVLLLPLLAASAAQASEAELKIPDLGTVSFLGMSGHNLLLYGLIICFFGMVFGLVQYVQIRNLPVHKAMLEISELIYETCKTYLITQGKFLAILWAFIAAIMVVYFGFLLHFATVQVVIIILFSIVGILGSYGVAWFGIRINTFANSRTAFAALGGKPYPTMEIPLRAGMSIGMLLISVELVMMLFILLFVPGDYAGPCFIGFAIGESLGAAALRIAGGIFTKIADIGSDLMKIVFKIKEDDARNPGVIADCTGDNAGDSVGPTADGFETYGVTGVALITFILLAVPSPVTQIQLLVWIFVMRIGMIITSAASYGLNGIFSRAKFGEASKFNFETPLTTLVWLTSIVSIGMTYVLSYLLVPELQGDTTLWWKLSTIITCGTIAGAVIPELVKIFTSTHSGHVREILTASREGGPSLNILSGLVAGNFSAYWMGLAIIFLMAVAYAVSSLGVGSIMAAPAIFAFGLVAFGFLGMGPVTIAVDSYGPVTDNAQSIYELSMIETLPDISNDIEKTFGFTPDFEEAKMYLEENDGAGNTFKASAKPVLIGTAVVGSTCLIFAIIQVLTATFPGQVEAGLSILNPLFLLGLVTGGAVIYWFTGASIQAVTTGAYRAVEFIKKNINLDEGTEKASVEDSKRVVEICTQYAQKGMFNIFMVIFFSTLAFACVNHFFFIGYLISIAIFGLYQAIFMANAGGAWDNAKKLVETELNMKGTDLHDATVVGDTVGDPFKDTSSVAMNPVIKFTTLFGLLAVELAIELPAVTSRVAAVVFFAISVVFVWRSFYAMRIKVEEPAGGEMQPAHGKAAS, from the coding sequence CTGTCCGGCCTGGCCCCCAAACTGCTCGCCGCGGCGGTCCTGCTCCTTCCGCTGCTCGCCGCCTCCGCCGCGCAGGCCAGCGAGGCGGAGCTGAAGATCCCGGATCTCGGCACCGTGTCGTTTCTCGGGATGTCGGGGCACAACCTCCTGCTGTACGGGCTGATCATCTGCTTCTTCGGCATGGTCTTCGGCCTCGTCCAGTATGTGCAGATCCGGAACCTCCCGGTGCACAAGGCGATGCTGGAGATCTCCGAGCTGATCTACGAGACCTGCAAGACCTACCTGATCACCCAGGGAAAGTTCCTCGCGATCCTGTGGGCCTTCATCGCGGCGATCATGGTGGTCTACTTCGGGTTCCTGCTCCACTTCGCCACGGTCCAGGTCGTCATCATCATCCTGTTCAGCATCGTGGGAATTCTGGGCAGCTACGGCGTCGCCTGGTTCGGGATCCGGATCAACACCTTTGCGAACTCCCGGACCGCCTTCGCAGCGCTCGGCGGGAAGCCGTATCCGACGATGGAGATTCCCCTCAGGGCCGGAATGAGCATCGGGATGCTGCTGATCAGCGTCGAGCTCGTGATGATGCTCTTCATCCTGCTCTTCGTGCCGGGGGACTATGCGGGGCCCTGCTTCATCGGCTTCGCCATCGGCGAGTCGCTCGGGGCGGCCGCCCTCCGGATCGCCGGCGGGATCTTCACGAAGATCGCCGACATCGGCTCCGACCTGATGAAGATCGTCTTCAAGATCAAGGAGGACGACGCGCGCAACCCCGGCGTCATCGCCGACTGCACGGGCGACAACGCGGGCGACTCGGTCGGCCCGACGGCGGACGGGTTCGAGACCTACGGAGTCACCGGCGTCGCGCTGATCACCTTTATCCTGCTGGCGGTCCCCAGCCCGGTGACCCAGATCCAGCTGCTCGTCTGGATCTTCGTGATGCGGATCGGGATGATCATCACCAGCGCGGCGTCCTACGGGCTGAACGGGATCTTCTCCAGGGCGAAGTTCGGGGAGGCGAGCAAGTTCAACTTCGAGACCCCGCTGACCACCCTGGTCTGGCTGACCTCGATCGTGTCGATCGGGATGACCTACGTCCTCTCCTACCTGCTGGTCCCGGAGCTCCAGGGGGACACGACGCTCTGGTGGAAGCTCTCCACGATCATCACCTGCGGGACGATCGCCGGCGCGGTGATCCCCGAACTGGTGAAGATCTTCACCTCGACCCACTCCGGGCATGTCCGCGAGATCCTCACCGCCTCCCGGGAGGGCGGACCGTCGCTCAACATCCTGTCCGGCCTCGTCGCGGGGAACTTCAGCGCATACTGGATGGGGCTCGCCATCATCTTCCTGATGGCCGTGGCGTACGCCGTGAGCTCGTTGGGCGTGGGGAGCATCATGGCGGCGCCGGCCATCTTCGCCTTCGGGCTCGTCGCCTTCGGCTTCCTCGGGATGGGGCCGGTCACGATCGCCGTCGACTCCTACGGGCCGGTGACCGACAACGCCCAGTCCATATACGAGCTCTCCATGATCGAGACGCTGCCCGATATCTCCAACGACATCGAGAAGACCTTCGGCTTCACGCCGGATTTCGAGGAAGCCAAGATGTACCTGGAGGAGAACGACGGCGCCGGGAACACCTTCAAGGCGAGCGCCAAGCCGGTGTTGATCGGCACCGCCGTCGTCGGCTCTACGTGCCTGATCTTCGCCATCATCCAGGTGCTCACGGCGACGTTCCCCGGGCAGGTGGAAGCGGGGCTCTCGATCCTCAACCCGCTCTTCCTCCTCGGGCTGGTCACCGGTGGCGCCGTGATCTACTGGTTCACCGGAGCGTCCATCCAGGCGGTCACCACGGGGGCCTACCGCGCGGTGGAGTTCATCAAGAAGAACATCAACCTGGACGAGGGGACCGAAAAAGCGTCGGTGGAGGACAGCAAGCGGGTCGTCGAGATCTGCACCCAGTATGCCCAGAAGGGGATGTTCAACATCTTTATGGTGATCTTCTTCTCCACCCTGGCGTTCGCCTGCGTGAACCACTTCTTCTTCATCGGGTACCTGATCTCGATCGCGATCTTCGGGCTCTACCAGGCCATCTTCATGGCGAACGCGGGGGGGGCCTGGGACAACGCGAAGAAGCTCGTGGAGACCGAGCTGAACATGAAGGGGACCGATCTCCACGACGCCACGGTGGTCGGCGACACCGTGGGGGACCCGTTCAAGGACACCTCCTCGGTCGCCATGAACCCGGTCATCAAGTTCACCACGCTCTTCGGCCTGCTCGCGGTCGAGCTGGCGATCGAGCTCCCCGCGGTCACCAGCCGGGTGGCCGCGGTGGTCTTTTTCGCCATCTCCGTCGTGTTCGTCTGGCGCTCCTTCTACGCGATGCGGATCAAGGTGGAGGAGCCTGCGGGCGGGGAGATGCAGCCAGCGCACGGGAAGGCCGCAAGCTGA
- a CDS encoding penicillin-binding protein 2, which produces MRERIRQREQDPWVGARIGLLQWIALGFFLLLLGRLYWMQVVRSEHFRTLSENNRLRLRAIRAPRGVILDRKGRSIAETAASFDLICFPGDVPDLERELRLLAEVVDFDPAETRERILAAKRKNPFKSITVARDIRFEQVSVIELNREALPGFSILVEAKRSYPFGAQFAHVLGYVGEASEEELDPGDNGGVFMGDLVGKNGLEKTWGSALRGENGGRYVEVDAAGRDRRLVREVTPRRGDTVQTTLDAEIQKAAYDAMGTRAGAVIAMDPRSGEILALVSTPAYDPNLFSRKLKAEEWQALVRNPRNPMQSKGVQGTYAPGSTVKPLLVLEALESGAQDPRAAVSCNGSFTLGNRSFRCWKEKGHGRVDMYKAVVQSCDVYFYTLGLKLDPDRVAELERRMGLGVQTGIDLPGERKGLVPDVAWKREARKERWLPSDSVLLGIGQGAIHVTPLGMLSAYSAIAAEGKVVRPRLVRRILRFDGTVEEVPEEVKASLQFRPETAAFLKRSLSGVVNDHGTGGAAKLPGIEVGGKSGTAQVAAMKGKRVKSEHLPYEIRDHAWFVGFAPVQEPEIAVVAMVEHGGHGGSAAAPIVKAVMQEYFRIRQAEGSKGGT; this is translated from the coding sequence ATGAGGGAGAGGATCCGGCAGCGGGAGCAGGATCCCTGGGTCGGCGCCCGGATCGGGCTGCTGCAATGGATCGCCCTGGGGTTCTTCCTGCTGCTCCTCGGCCGGCTCTACTGGATGCAGGTGGTGCGCAGCGAGCATTTCCGCACCCTCTCCGAGAACAACCGGCTCCGGCTCCGGGCGATCCGGGCTCCCCGGGGGGTCATCCTCGACCGGAAGGGCCGCTCCATCGCCGAGACCGCCGCCTCCTTCGACCTGATCTGTTTCCCGGGCGACGTGCCGGATCTCGAGCGGGAGCTCCGCCTGCTCGCCGAGGTGGTGGACTTCGACCCCGCCGAGACCCGGGAGCGGATCCTCGCCGCGAAGAGGAAGAACCCCTTCAAGAGCATCACCGTGGCCCGGGACATCCGGTTCGAGCAGGTGTCGGTCATCGAGCTGAACCGGGAGGCGCTCCCCGGCTTCTCCATCCTCGTCGAGGCGAAACGGAGCTACCCGTTCGGGGCGCAGTTTGCGCACGTGCTGGGATACGTGGGGGAGGCGAGCGAGGAGGAACTGGATCCGGGGGATAACGGCGGGGTCTTCATGGGGGACCTCGTCGGGAAGAACGGGTTGGAGAAGACCTGGGGAAGCGCCCTTCGGGGGGAGAACGGGGGGCGGTACGTCGAGGTGGACGCCGCAGGAAGGGACCGGCGTCTCGTGAGGGAAGTCACCCCGAGGAGGGGGGATACCGTCCAGACCACGCTGGACGCGGAGATCCAGAAAGCGGCGTACGACGCGATGGGAACCCGGGCCGGCGCCGTCATCGCGATGGATCCGCGGAGCGGGGAGATCCTCGCGCTGGTCTCCACGCCGGCCTACGACCCGAACCTCTTTTCCCGGAAGCTGAAGGCGGAGGAATGGCAGGCGCTGGTCCGGAACCCCCGCAACCCGATGCAGAGCAAGGGGGTCCAGGGAACCTACGCGCCGGGATCGACGGTGAAGCCGCTGCTGGTCCTCGAGGCGCTGGAATCGGGGGCACAGGACCCGCGGGCCGCGGTTTCCTGCAACGGATCCTTCACGCTCGGGAACCGGAGCTTCCGTTGCTGGAAGGAGAAGGGGCACGGACGCGTCGACATGTACAAGGCGGTTGTCCAGTCCTGCGACGTCTACTTCTACACCCTCGGGCTGAAGCTGGACCCGGACCGGGTGGCGGAACTGGAACGTCGAATGGGTCTCGGCGTGCAGACGGGGATCGACCTGCCGGGGGAGCGGAAGGGGCTGGTGCCCGACGTCGCCTGGAAGCGGGAAGCGAGGAAGGAGCGGTGGCTCCCGTCCGACAGCGTCCTGCTGGGGATCGGCCAGGGGGCGATCCACGTGACGCCGCTGGGGATGCTCTCCGCCTACTCGGCGATCGCCGCGGAGGGTAAGGTGGTACGTCCCCGGCTGGTGCGCAGGATCCTCCGGTTCGACGGGACGGTGGAGGAGGTCCCGGAGGAGGTGAAAGCCAGCCTGCAGTTCCGCCCGGAAACGGCCGCCTTCCTGAAACGGTCGCTCTCGGGGGTCGTGAACGACCACGGCACCGGGGGGGCGGCGAAGCTTCCCGGGATCGAGGTGGGGGGAAAGAGCGGCACGGCCCAGGTGGCGGCGATGAAGGGGAAGAGAGTCAAATCGGAGCATCTCCCCTACGAGATCCGCGACCACGCCTGGTTCGTCGGCTTCGCCCCCGTGCAGGAGCCCGAGATCGCCGTCGTCGCGATGGTGGAGCACGGCGGCCACGGGGGATCCGCCGCCGCACCCATCGTGAAGGCGGTGATGCAGGAATACTTCCGGATCCGGCAGGCGGAAGGCTCGAAAGGGGGAACGTAG
- a CDS encoding rod shape-determining protein RodA, translating to MREKLARLDGTLCLIALSLCAIGLLNVYSGTRVLGGRGIPLYSKQAIWLLLGIGVFFSVYLVGDGFLEETSWFLYFLVLLLLVVVLIAGKVRGGAQRWISFGGFNLQPSELAKIALILALATFFSSRYTHAGLDLFDTLPSIGIAAPPFLLVALQPDLGTAGVLLLILAGMMVIACVRTRVFVLLGVLAAGGIPVLWFLMREYQKQRVLTLLDPERDPLGAGYHVIQSKIAVGSGGLFGKGYLEGTQGSLRFLPEQHTDFAFGVFAEEWGFLGSLVLIALFLGLCYRGFFLASRCQDRFAAFACGGITAFFLVHVVVNTMMVCGLFPVVGIPLPFVSYGGSSMVTNMLALGVLSNLARSRFTFQRRGERLIAP from the coding sequence ATGCGGGAGAAGCTCGCGCGGCTCGACGGGACACTCTGTCTCATCGCCCTCTCCCTGTGCGCGATCGGGCTGCTGAACGTGTACAGCGGAACCCGGGTCCTCGGAGGGCGCGGGATCCCGCTCTATTCCAAGCAAGCGATCTGGCTGCTCCTGGGGATCGGGGTGTTCTTTTCGGTGTATCTCGTGGGAGACGGGTTCCTCGAGGAGACCTCCTGGTTCCTCTACTTCCTGGTCCTCCTCCTCCTGGTGGTCGTCCTGATCGCCGGGAAGGTCCGGGGCGGCGCCCAGCGGTGGATCTCCTTCGGCGGGTTCAACCTCCAGCCCTCCGAGCTCGCCAAGATCGCGCTCATCCTGGCGCTCGCGACCTTCTTCTCGAGCCGGTACACCCACGCCGGCCTGGACCTGTTCGACACCCTTCCGTCGATCGGCATCGCGGCCCCGCCGTTCCTGCTGGTGGCACTGCAGCCGGACCTGGGGACAGCCGGGGTGCTCCTCCTCATCCTCGCCGGGATGATGGTGATCGCCTGCGTCCGGACCCGGGTCTTCGTCCTCCTCGGGGTGCTCGCCGCCGGCGGGATCCCGGTCCTCTGGTTCCTGATGAGGGAGTACCAGAAGCAGCGCGTGCTGACGCTGCTGGACCCGGAGCGGGACCCCCTCGGCGCGGGGTACCACGTCATCCAGTCCAAGATCGCCGTCGGATCGGGCGGCCTGTTCGGAAAGGGGTACCTCGAGGGGACGCAGGGCTCCCTCCGGTTCCTGCCGGAGCAGCACACCGATTTCGCCTTCGGAGTCTTTGCCGAGGAGTGGGGATTCCTCGGGTCCCTGGTCCTGATCGCGCTCTTCCTGGGACTCTGCTACCGGGGGTTTTTCCTGGCCTCCCGGTGCCAGGACCGGTTCGCGGCGTTTGCCTGCGGGGGGATTACCGCCTTTTTCCTCGTCCATGTCGTGGTCAACACGATGATGGTGTGCGGGCTCTTCCCCGTGGTGGGGATTCCGCTGCCGTTCGTCAGCTACGGGGGGTCCTCGATGGTCACGAACATGCTGGCTCTCGGGGTTCTCTCGAATCTCGCCCGCAGCCGGTTCACCTTCCAGAGGAGGGGGGAGCGGCTGATCGCTCCCTGA